GTGAGCGTCGTCAACGCGCTCTCCACCAAGGTCTCGGTGGAGATCAAGCGCGACGGCTACCGCTGGACGCAGGACTACAAGATGGGGGTGCCCACCGCCCCGCTGGCGAAGCACGAGCCGGTCGAGGACTCGGGTACCACGGTCACGTTCTGGGCCGACCCGGACATCTTCGAGACGACCGAGTACTCCTTCGAGACGCTCTCGCGCCGCTTCCAGGAGATGGCCTTCCTCAACAAGGGCCTGACCCTGACGCTGACGGACGAGCGGGAGTCGGCGAAGGCGACCGTCGGCGCGGACGACCCGGACGCGGAGGCGGCGGACGAGCCGAAGGCGCGCACGGTCGAGTACCACTACGAGGGCGGCATCGTCGACTTCGTGACGTACCTGAACTCCCGCAAGGGCGAACTGATCCACCCCACGGTCATCGACATCGAGGCCGAGGACAAGGAGCGGCTGCTCTCGGTCGAGGTGGCGATGCAGTGGAACTCGCAGTACAGCGAGGGCGTCTACTCCTTCGCCAACACGATCCACACCCACGAGGGCGGTACCCACGAGGAGGGCTTCCGCGCCGCGCTCACGGGCCTGGTCAACCGCTATGCGCGGGACCGGAAGCTGCTGCGCGAGAAGGACGACAACCTCACCGGTGAGGACATCCGCGAGGGTCTGACCGCGATCATCTCGGTCAAGCTCGGCGAGCCCCAGTTCGAGGGCCAGACCAAGACCAAGCTGGGCAACACGGAGGCGAAGACCTTCGTCCAGAAGGTGGTCAACGAGCACCTCACCGACTGGTTCGACCGCAACCCCAACGAGGCCGCGGACATCGTCCGCAAGGGCATCCAGGCCGCCACGGCCCGTGTCGCCGCCCGCAAGGCCCGCGACCTCACGCGCCGCAAGGGCCTGCTGGAGAGCGCCTCGCTGCCGGGCAAGCTGTCCGACTGCCAGTCGAACGACCCGACCAAGTGCGAGATCTTCATCGTCGAGGGAGACTCCGCCGGCGGCTCGGCCAAGTCCGGCCGCAACCCGATGTACCAGGCGATCCTGCCGATCCGGGGCAAGATCCTGAACGTCGAGAAGGCGCGGGTCGACAAGATCCTCCAGAACACCGAGGTCCAGGCGCTGATCTCCGCCTTCGGCACCGGTATCCACGAGGACTTCGACATCGAGAAGCTCCGCTATCACAAGATCATCCTGATGGCGGACGCCGACGTGGACGGCCAGCACATCAACACCCTGCTGCTGACCTTCCTCTTCCGCTTCATGCGGCCGCTGGTCGAGGCGGGCCATGTGTTCCTCTCCCGTCCGCCGCTCTACAAGATCAAGTGGGGCCGCGACGACTTCGAGTACGCGTACTCCGACCGCGAGCGGGACGCCCTCGTCGAGCTCGGCAAGCAGCAGGGCAAGCGGATCAAGGAAGACTCGATCCAGCGCTTCAAGGGTCTCGGCGAGATGAACGCCGAGGAGCTGCGCGTCACCACGATGGACGTCGAGCACCGCGTCCTCGGCCAGGTCACGCTGGACGACGCCGCGCAGGCGGACGACCTGTTCTCGGTGCTGATGGGCGAGGACGTCGAGGCACGGCGCTCCTTCATCCAGCGCAACGCCAAGGACGTCCGCTTCCTCGACATCTGAGTCGGTCTCAGCTGACCGCTCGAAAGGACTGAAGACCAGCAATGGCCGACGAGACCACCCCCGTCCCCGGCGGGGACGCTCCCGCTCCCGTCACCACCGGAATCGAAGAGGACGGCCCGCAGCTGCGGATCGAGCCCGTCGGGCTCGAGACGGAGATGCAGCGCTCCTACCTCGACTACGCGATGTCCGTCATCGTGTCGCGCGCGCTGCCCGACGTACGGGACGGCCTCAAGCCCGTCCACCGCCGTGTGCTGTACGCGATGTACGACGGCGGCTACCGGCCCGAGAAGGGCTTCTACAAGTGCGCCCGAGTCGTCGGTGACGTCATGGGTACGTACCACCCGCACGGCGACTCCTCGATCTACGACGCGCTGGTCCGCCTCGCGCAGCCGTGGTCGATGCGGATGCCGCTGGTGGACTCGAACGGGAACTTCGGCTCCCCGGGCAACGACCCGGCCGCCGCCATGCGCTACACCGAGTGCAAGATGGCGCCGCTGTCCATGGAGATGCTCCGGGACATCGACGAGGAGACCGTCGACTTCCAGGACAACTACGACGGCCGCAACCAGGAGCCGACGGTCCTGCCGTCGCGGTTCCCGAACCTCCTGGTCAACGGCAGCGCCGGTATCGCCGTCGGGATGGCCACCAACATCCCGCCGCACAATCTGCGCGAGGTCGCGGCCGGCGCCCAGTGGGCGCTGGAGCATCCGGAGGCCACCCACGAGGAACTCCTGGACGCGCTGATCGAGCGGATCAAGGGCCCGGACTTCCCGACCGGGGCGCTGGTCGTGGGCCGCAAGGGCATCGAGGAGGCGTACCGCACCGGCCGCGGCTCCATCACCATGCGGGCGGTCGTCGAGGTCGAGGAGATCCAGAACCGGCAGTGCCTGGTGGTCACGGAGCTTCCGTACCAGGTCAACCCGGACAACCTGGCGCAGAAGATCGCCGACCTGGTGAAGGACGGCAAGATCGGCGGGATCGCCGACGTCCGCGACGAGACCTCGTCCCGCACGGGCCAGCGCCTGGTCATCGTGCTCAAGCGCGACGCCGTCGCCAAGGTCGTCCTCAACAACCTGTACAAGCACACCGACCTGCAGACCAACTTCGGCGCCAACATGCTGGCGCTGGTCGACGGGGTGCCGCGCACGCTGTCGCTGGACGCCTTCATCCGCCACTGGGTGACGCACCAGATCGAGGTCATCGTCCGCCGGACGAAGTTCCGGCTGCGCAAGGCCGAGGAACGCGCCCACATCCTGCGCGGTCTGCTCAAGGCGCTCGACGCCATCGACGAGGTCATCGCGCTGATCCGGCGCAGTGACACGGTCGAGGTCGCGCGCGGGGGCCTGATGGGCCTCCTGGAGATCGACGAGATCCAGGCCAACGCGATCCTCGAGATGCAGCTGCGGCGGCTGGCCGCCCTGGAGCGCCAGAAGATCGTGCAGGAGCACGACGAGCTGCAGGCGAAGATCAACGAGTACAACCGCATCCTCGCCTCCCCCGAGAAGCAGCGCGGCATCGTCAGCGAGGAGCTGGCCGCCCTCGTCGAGAAGTTCGGCGACGACCGGCGCTCCCAGCTCGTCCCCTTCGACGGCGACATGTCCATCGAGGACCTGATCGCCGAGGAGGACATCGTCGTCACGATCACCCGCGGCGGCTATGTGAAGCGCACCAAGACCGACGACTACCGCTCGCAGAAGCGCGGCGGCAAGGGCGTGCGGGGCACGAAGCTGAAGGAGGACGACATCGTCGACCACTTCTTCGTCTCCACCACGCACCACTGGCTGCTGTTCTTCACCAACAAGGGACGGGTCTACCGGGCCAAGGCGTACGAGCTGCCGGACGCCGGGCGCGACGCCCGCGGCCAGCACGTCGCCAACCTGCTGGCCTTCCAGCCGGACGAGCAGATCGCCGAGATCCTGGCGATTCGGGACTACGAGGCCGCGCCCTACCTGGTCCTCGCCACCAAGGCGGGCCTGGTGAAGAAGACGCCGCTGAAGGACTACGACTCCCCGCGCTCCGGCGGTGTCATCGCGATCAACCTCCGCGAGACGGAGGGCGGCGGCGACGACGAGCTGATCGGCGCCGAGCTGGTGTCGGCCGAGGACGACCTGCTGCTGATCAGCAGGAAGGCCCAGTCGATCCGGTTCACCGCGACGGACGAGGCGCTGCGCCCGATGGGCCGTGCCACGTCGGGCGTCAAGGGCATGAGTTTCCGCGAGGGCGACGAACTCCTCTCGATGAATGTGGTGCGGCCCGGTACCTTCGTGTTCACTGCCACGGACGGCGGGTACGCCAAGCGGACCGCCGTCGACGAGTACCGCGTCCAGGGCCGTGGCGGCCTCGGCATCAAGGCCGCCAAGATCGTGGAGGACCGCGGCTCCCTGGTCGGCGCGCTGGTGGTCGAGGAGACCGACGAGATCCTCGCCATCACCTTGTCCGGTGGTGTGATTCGTACGCGAGTCAATGAAGTCAGGGAGACGGGCCGTGACACCATGGGCGTCCAGCTGATCAACCTCGGCAAGCGGGATGCCGTCGTGGGCATCGCGCGCAACGCGGAGGCCGGCCGTGAGGCCGAAGAGGTCGAAGGGACCGGGGAAGCCGAAGAGGGCACCGAGGCCGGGACCCCCGAGGCTGCCGGGAACGGCCAGGGCACGGAGCCCTCGGCCGGAGAGCACGACGAGGAGTAGAGCGTGAGTGGAGCCACCGGCGCCGGATCGGCCGATGCCGGCGATGCTTCTGGAGCGAACGGTGCCAGTGGCTCCGCCTCGCACTCCCGGGCGGGGGGCGCACCCGCCGACGGCGGGGGGACGACCGTGACCGACAGCCGGGGGTCGCAGCCCCCGCACGAAACCTATGGTGGGGAGCAACCGGTGCAGCAGGGAACCCAGCCGTACCACCCGCCCCAGGCGTACCCCTCCCCTCCTGGGGGGACGCAGGGCGGCCAGCAGCGTCCTGGTCAGCAGACGGCCGCCGGCGCGGCCGTCCGCCGGCCCCGCACCGGGGCGACCACACAGCCCCGGACCCGCAAGGCCCGACTTCGGGTGGCCAAGGCCGACCCGTGGTCGGTGATGAAGGTCAGCTTCCTGCTCTCGATCGCCCTGGGCATCTGCACGATCGTCGCGGCGGCGGTGCTGTGGATGGTCATGGACGCCATGGGCGTCTTCTCGACCGTCGGCGGGACGATCAGCGAGGCCACGGGCTCCAACGAGAGCAACGGCTTCGACCTCCAGTCGTTCCTGTCGCTCCCGCGGGTGCTTCTCTTCACGTCGGTGATCGCGGTCATCGACGTGGTGCTGGCCACGGCGCTGGCGACGCTGGGCGCCTTCATCTACAACCTCTCCGCCGGGTTCGTGGGCGGAGTCGAGCTCACGCTGGCCGAGGACGAATAACCCGAGGTCCCGGGGGGCGGAGAACCGATTTTGGGACTGCCCCCCACGTGCGCTAACCTTCAGGGGTCAGCGCGCAGCGCGGCGGGGCTATAGCTCAGTTGGTTAGAGCGCATCCCTGATAAGGATGAGGCCACAGGTTCAAATCCTGTTAGCCCCACCAGCACGAAGACCCCCAGTCGATCATGGTTGGGGGTCTTCGGCGTTCCCGGTCCGCACCATCGTGGGGTCCTCGGAGCCGGCGGCGTCGTGGCCGCGCCTGGAAGGTGCGTCCCGGGCGGGACCCGTTGGGTGCCCGAGTGGGGCCGATCCCTGGTGGTGGGAGGGGAATTGACCACTCGCAGGTCTCCGGCCGGGGCGTATGCAGGTCACCGAACGGTATCGATCGGTGTGTATAGTCGGGCGCCAGAAGTCCCCTACGTCAAGGAAAGACGAGGTCGCGCGGTGAAGAAGCTTCTCCTGGTCGCACTGGCCGCCATCGGCGGGCTCCTCGTGTACCGCCAGATCCAGGCGGATCGCGCCGAGCAGGATCTGTGGACGGAGGCGACCGACTCCGTGCCCGCAGGTTCGGGTGTGTGAGCCGCAAACAGTCTGAGAGTGACGGAGCCCCGGCCGCCGAGCGGCCGGGGCTCCATGCCGTTCACCTTGCCGAGGCCGACGCCTGACCCTCGATGGGTTCGCTTACGCGAACAGATCGATTGCGTGAGTGAATGCGGGTGGTGCGCTCCGCGGGTCACGTGCGAGGACGGTGCTGCTTCGGAGCCGTGTGAGGACAGGGGCCGGGGCGGCGGGGCAGGATGGACCGGCACCACGACCGCCCTGGAGGGCGGGCGGACCGGCGTCCGATCCGCGACCCGGATCCGTGAGTGCCGCATGGGCCGTACCGGACCACCGCCGTGTCCGGAGGCGACGGCGGGCCGAAGGCGGGACGGCGTCAGGACGGCGTCAGGACGGCGACGACGACTTGGGGGAAGCGCGGAGATGAGGCAGCGCAGCGGGGCACGGGTGGCGCCGGCCGTGGTGGCGGCGGTGTGCGCGGCGGCCCTGAACACCGCCCCGGCCCAGGCGGCCGATGAGCCGGACCCCTATGTGTTCGGCGCCGGCGCGCGGCCGATCGAGGGCGCGGAGAGCAGTGCCGACGCCGAGGCGCTGGAGGCCGGCACGACCTACCGCTCGTCCATCGGGCCGGGCGGGAAGCTCAACTTCCGCGTCGATCTGGACGCGGTGCGGAACGCGTACGTCTCGGTCGTGGCCGTTCCCCGGACGGGTGCCGGACTCGCGTACAGCGAGGGCATCGAGGTCACCCTCCAGGACGGCCAGGGCACCAGGTGCAGCAGCGCGAACGAGAAGGTGGGCCCGGGCAGGTTCGCGAGGCCGCTGGCCGCCGCCGCGCACCGCACGATCGGGAGCGGCCGCTCGACCTGCCAGGAGGCCGGCGCGTACAACGTGCTCGTGGAGCGCACCGCAGCGGCGGACTCCGCGGCTGCGGACGCCTCCCCGTCAGGGGCCTGGGAGCTGGAGATCCGCCATGTCACCGAGCCCGGGCTGAGTCGGCCGGGGCCGACCGCGGCCCCTACGGAGTGGCCCTCCGCCTCACCCGGCCTGCCCGGAGGCGGGACGAAGGAGGTCGTGGGCGGAACCGGCTTCAACGACGCTGCCGAGATCTCCGAGGGCGAGTGGAGCAGCCGGATGGAGCCGGGGCGGACGTACTTCTACCGGGTCGAGGTCGACTGGGGGCAGCGGATCTTCGGGACCGCCTCGCTGGGGAGTACGAGCACCGAGAACTTCACCTTCGTCGGCGAGGCCCTGACCATGCGGCTCTACAACCCCGTGCGGGCCCTGGTCGAGGACGGCGGGACGGGGTCGTACGACGGCAGGCAGAAGCAGGCCGCGCTGGACCCGTTGCCGGAGGTCGCCTACGAGAACCGTTTCGCCATCAGCGACAAGGTCCAGGGCATGCGGCTCGGCGGTGACCACTACCTCGCCGTCAGCCTGAATCCCCAGCTGGCGGAGAAGTTCGGCAAGGAGAAGTTCGGCGTGACGCTGCGGGTCAACGTCGAGGGAGACGCCAAAGCCGCGCCGCCGTACGCGGGACCGGTCGGCGACCTGGGCGTCTCCGAGGGCGAGAAGGCCGAACGGAGCGGCATGATGCGGCTCGTCGGCGTGGCCGGCGTGGGCACCGGGGCGTTGCTGGTCGTGGGGCTGGGCGCCTGGACGCTGCTGGCGCGGCGGGCCGCCGCAGGGGCACCGCAGGGTGTGCCGTCCGGGGGCATCGGGCCGGGGCACGGCGCCCCCCGGCTGCCGGGGGGCACTCCGGCGCACGCCCCTGGGCCTCCGGCCGGTCCCGGTGCGCCGCAGTCCTTTGGTCCGGCGGGGTCTCCGTACGGCGACGGCCCCGGGTAGGCCGGGACGGCGGGGCCGGGCAGGGGAGGGTTACGGGGCACCGGGACCGGCCGGAGGCGCGGCGCGGCGCGGACGGAGTACGGCCCGCTCCGCACGGTGAGTCGGCCCGCCGGAAGCGTTGCCGGCCGGCGCTCACGCCTGGGCGAGGGCCCAGATCCCGACCGCGAAACAGATCAGTGCGACGACCAGCACCGGGACCGCCACCTTCGGGGGCGGACCCGGGCGTCTGCGTGCCATGGGCGGGGGCGTGGACGACGGGGCGTGGGCCGGCGGGTACGGCATCGGATGCGCCGGGCCCGGGATCCGGGGGCTGTGGCCGGTGTACTGACGAGTCGAGGGCCGTTGGTACGGAACCGCGGCCGTCGGCGCCTGGGCGAGATCCCGCGCAGCGGGCCGATCCGCGCCTCGGTGTTCATGTGGGGACTCGGCGTGGGCGCCCGGCTGCGCGGGTGCGGGCGGCCGGTCCCCGGTCTGGTGCGGCGCCGGTGGCGGGGGCGGCGGGGGCAGCCGGAAGGAGCCGGTCTCCGAGGGCGAGGGCAGGGGCGCTTCCTGCGCGCCGTGGGTGTGAGGCCCTTCCGGGAGCGCATGCCCGGCCTGCTCGGCCCGTCCGGTCGGCGCGATATGCCCGGCATGCTCGGTATGGGTGGCATACCCGGTTTGCCGGGATTCGGGTCGGGGTGGGCGTGACCACGAGTCCGTGCCGTCCGTGCCGTCCGGGCGGTCGGTGCCGTACGTGCCGTACGTGCCGCTCGTGCCTCCGTGTGCCGCCTGCTGCGCCTCACCGGTGTGCCTGGTGTGGCCGGTGTGGCCGACGGCCGGCTGGGCGCCGGTGGTCCGCGGTCCGTCCGGTCCGCGTCCCGTGGCGCCGTCGGGGCTCTCGGGGCCCTCGGGGCCCTCGGGGCCCTTGGGGCCGAAGCCGGAGGGCAGCGCTCCCAGCTGGTCGAAGACCTCGACCGGCTCGTCGTCGACGGCGGCTTCGGGCAGCAGCTCGACGGCCGCGGCGAGCGCCTTGCGCGCACCGGTCGCGGTACGGAAGCGGGCCTGCGGATCGGGCTGGAGCAGACCCGCCAGGACCTGCCACAGCGGCTCCGGAACGCCCTCCGGAGCGCCCGGTGTGCCGTGCGCCGCGAAGTGCTCGATCAGGGCCCGGGAGTCCGGCTTCCGGCCCTCGAGCAGATAGAGGGCCACGAGTCCGACGGCGAACAGGTCGGTGGGGAAGTCCGGTTCCGCGCCGAGCATCTGCTCGGGCGCGAAGTAGCCGGGCGTCCCCACCACGTAGTTCGTCTCGGTGAGCCGAGGCTCGCCCTTCCGCATGGAGATGCCGAAGTCGGACAGCCGCAGATGCGGCCGCCCGGTGCCGGTGGACTCCAGCAGGATGTTCGCGGGCTTGATGTCGCGGTGCACGACCCCCTCCGCGTGCACCGCGGCGAGTCCCGACAGCAGTTGGTCCAGCAGGGTGCAGACGAACCGCGGTGGCAGCGGGCCGTAGTCGCCGATGAGGTGCGCCAGCGACCCGCCGCTCACCAGGTCCATGGTGAACAGCACCTTGTCGTCGTCCGCGGCCCAGCTGGCCGGGGCGAGCACATGAGGGTGATCGATACGCAGCGCCTGCTCGCGGACGAAGCGCAGCAGCGAGTGGGCGTCGCTCTGCTGCAGCACCTTGGCGGCCACATAGCGCCGCCGCCGGTGGTCCCAGGCGCGCCATACGGCGCCGGCCCCACCCCGTCCGATCGGGTCGATCAGCTCGTACCGACCAGCGAAGACCTCACCCATCGCGCTGTGCCCGCTCCCGGTTCCCTGTTCCGGCGTCCTGCATCGTCCGGTGCGCCTTCCCTGTCCCGGCCGCCCGCCCCGGCCGCCCGCGCCCCTGCTCAGTCAGCTCTGGTGCGACTCGTAGTGGGCGACCGCCTCCGCGGTGCGCCCGGCGCCGTACACCCGGAGGAACTCTGCCAGTTCCGGATGCGTGGGGGCGAGCGAGTCCGCCGCGTCGATGATGTCCCCGGCCGCCGCCACCGAGCGGAGCAGCGACTGGATCTCCCGCACCACCCGGCGCACCGTCGGCGCCCCGGAGCTGGTCGTGGACTGCCCGGTTCCGGTGAGCACGGATCCCCCCTGGGACTTCTTGATCTCGTCCATGCGGTCCGTTGCCTCGGCCGCGCTGACGCTGCCGTCGGCGACCTGACCGGCCAGCTCCTGCAGGGCCTGGACACGCTGGACGACCGCCGGATTGCCGATCTTGGCCCGCTGGCCGCTCATCAGCTGGGACAGCATCGGAGCCGACAGCCCCAGCACCGCGGCAAGACGGGCCTGGTTCAGGCCCAGATCGTCGATGAGCCGGCGGAAGAGCGCCCCCAGCGGCTCCCCGTACCAGTTGCGCTGGAGCTCCCTGGCTCTCGCGGTCGTGTCCTGCTGTGCTGCGTCCATGTCGCGTCTCCCCATCGCTTCCCCTGGCGTCGCTTCGCTGCTGCGAACCCGACGAGCATCCTACGGAGAGTGGTCGGATACCGGGAGTCCTCATCCTTTTGGAAGATCCCGGGGGTGACCCGGTACTCTGGTCTCCGTTCCGGGGCCTTAGCTCAGTTGGTAGAGCGCTGTCTTTGCATGGCAGATGTCAGGGGTTCGACTCCCCTAGGCTCCACTCATATGCACCCCTCTGACTTGCGGAAATGCAGTCAGAGAGGTGTTTTTGTCCCGATTTCCCGTGCTGACATGTCAGCACAGGGGTGCCGACGAAGGGGCTCGCGGTCCCCTGTTTACGGAGTTCGAGGCGGTTTCTTCTCCCCGGGGAATCCCCTGGACCCGGCGCCCGCCCATGGTGGCTTCCCTGCCTGGCAGCACTCGTGGTGCAGAGCGATATCAAGCTGGAAGCTGCGTTCCACTGCTCATCGGGGTGTCCGGGGCCAGTTCTTCCGCAGCCACACCAGGTCGGCCTCGGCGCGGTCACGGGTCGCCTGCTCGCGGGTGAAGACCGCGTCCGTCTTGGTGAGGACCAGAGTGTAGGGGCGCCCCTGCCGGCGGGTGGTGTGGGACACGGGCAGGCCGGCCAGATCGATGCGGCTGTGGACATGCCGGCGCCTGGCCTGGGCGAGCGGCCACTCCATGACTCGGCGGGTGCGGGAGTTGAGGAAGGCATCCAGGTCGGGGCAGAGGTCGCAGCCGGAGCGACAGGCGCCGGCGGGGGCGAGTGACCAGTCGTCCGCCGCTCGCACAGGGCGGGCAACACTCGTGGTGAGTACGGTCTCGCAGTGGTCGGCGAGTGCTTGGAAGGCGCGGGCCGCGTGCGTGCCGTTGCGTGCGGTCGCCGGTCGGCGAGCCGCGGTGCGCAGGACCGGGAGCAGGCACTCCAGAACGGTGTCCGGCAGGCCACGCAGTGCGGTGGCGATCGTGTCGGCGGTGCCGCCGTCGGCGGCCT
The Streptomyces tirandamycinicus DNA segment above includes these coding regions:
- the gyrA gene encoding DNA gyrase subunit A, translating into MADETTPVPGGDAPAPVTTGIEEDGPQLRIEPVGLETEMQRSYLDYAMSVIVSRALPDVRDGLKPVHRRVLYAMYDGGYRPEKGFYKCARVVGDVMGTYHPHGDSSIYDALVRLAQPWSMRMPLVDSNGNFGSPGNDPAAAMRYTECKMAPLSMEMLRDIDEETVDFQDNYDGRNQEPTVLPSRFPNLLVNGSAGIAVGMATNIPPHNLREVAAGAQWALEHPEATHEELLDALIERIKGPDFPTGALVVGRKGIEEAYRTGRGSITMRAVVEVEEIQNRQCLVVTELPYQVNPDNLAQKIADLVKDGKIGGIADVRDETSSRTGQRLVIVLKRDAVAKVVLNNLYKHTDLQTNFGANMLALVDGVPRTLSLDAFIRHWVTHQIEVIVRRTKFRLRKAEERAHILRGLLKALDAIDEVIALIRRSDTVEVARGGLMGLLEIDEIQANAILEMQLRRLAALERQKIVQEHDELQAKINEYNRILASPEKQRGIVSEELAALVEKFGDDRRSQLVPFDGDMSIEDLIAEEDIVVTITRGGYVKRTKTDDYRSQKRGGKGVRGTKLKEDDIVDHFFVSTTHHWLLFFTNKGRVYRAKAYELPDAGRDARGQHVANLLAFQPDEQIAEILAIRDYEAAPYLVLATKAGLVKKTPLKDYDSPRSGGVIAINLRETEGGGDDELIGAELVSAEDDLLLISRKAQSIRFTATDEALRPMGRATSGVKGMSFREGDELLSMNVVRPGTFVFTATDGGYAKRTAVDEYRVQGRGGLGIKAAKIVEDRGSLVGALVVEETDEILAITLSGGVIRTRVNEVRETGRDTMGVQLINLGKRDAVVGIARNAEAGREAEEVEGTGEAEEGTEAGTPEAAGNGQGTEPSAGEHDEE
- a CDS encoding DLW-39 family protein; protein product: MKKLLLVALAAIGGLLVYRQIQADRAEQDLWTEATDSVPAGSGV
- a CDS encoding helix-turn-helix domain-containing protein; the protein is MDAAQQDTTARARELQRNWYGEPLGALFRRLIDDLGLNQARLAAVLGLSAPMLSQLMSGQRAKIGNPAVVQRVQALQELAGQVADGSVSAAEATDRMDEIKKSQGGSVLTGTGQSTTSSGAPTVRRVVREIQSLLRSVAAAGDIIDAADSLAPTHPELAEFLRVYGAGRTAEAVAHYESHQS
- a CDS encoding protein kinase domain-containing protein; its protein translation is MGEVFAGRYELIDPIGRGGAGAVWRAWDHRRRRYVAAKVLQQSDAHSLLRFVREQALRIDHPHVLAPASWAADDDKVLFTMDLVSGGSLAHLIGDYGPLPPRFVCTLLDQLLSGLAAVHAEGVVHRDIKPANILLESTGTGRPHLRLSDFGISMRKGEPRLTETNYVVGTPGYFAPEQMLGAEPDFPTDLFAVGLVALYLLEGRKPDSRALIEHFAAHGTPGAPEGVPEPLWQVLAGLLQPDPQARFRTATGARKALAAAVELLPEAAVDDEPVEVFDQLGALPSGFGPKGPEGPEGPESPDGATGRGPDGPRTTGAQPAVGHTGHTRHTGEAQQAAHGGTSGTYGTYGTDRPDGTDGTDSWSRPPRPESRQTGYATHTEHAGHIAPTGRAEQAGHALPEGPHTHGAQEAPLPSPSETGSFRLPPPPPPPAPHQTGDRPPAPAQPGAHAESPHEHRGADRPAARDLAQAPTAAVPYQRPSTRQYTGHSPRIPGPAHPMPYPPAHAPSSTPPPMARRRPGPPPKVAVPVLVVALICFAVGIWALAQA
- a CDS encoding DUF3566 domain-containing protein, translating into MTDSRGSQPPHETYGGEQPVQQGTQPYHPPQAYPSPPGGTQGGQQRPGQQTAAGAAVRRPRTGATTQPRTRKARLRVAKADPWSVMKVSFLLSIALGICTIVAAAVLWMVMDAMGVFSTVGGTISEATGSNESNGFDLQSFLSLPRVLLFTSVIAVIDVVLATALATLGAFIYNLSAGFVGGVELTLAEDE
- the gyrB gene encoding DNA topoisomerase (ATP-hydrolyzing) subunit B, whose protein sequence is MLCQKGRFVADSGNPNENIPSTAADGTGQGLGPSSYDASAITVLEGLDAVRKRPGMYIGSTGERGLHHLVQEVVDNSVDEALAGHADTIDVTILADGGVRVVDNGRGIPVDIHPVEKKPAVEVVLTVLHAGGKFGGGGYAVSGGLHGVGVSVVNALSTKVSVEIKRDGYRWTQDYKMGVPTAPLAKHEPVEDSGTTVTFWADPDIFETTEYSFETLSRRFQEMAFLNKGLTLTLTDERESAKATVGADDPDAEAADEPKARTVEYHYEGGIVDFVTYLNSRKGELIHPTVIDIEAEDKERLLSVEVAMQWNSQYSEGVYSFANTIHTHEGGTHEEGFRAALTGLVNRYARDRKLLREKDDNLTGEDIREGLTAIISVKLGEPQFEGQTKTKLGNTEAKTFVQKVVNEHLTDWFDRNPNEAADIVRKGIQAATARVAARKARDLTRRKGLLESASLPGKLSDCQSNDPTKCEIFIVEGDSAGGSAKSGRNPMYQAILPIRGKILNVEKARVDKILQNTEVQALISAFGTGIHEDFDIEKLRYHKIILMADADVDGQHINTLLLTFLFRFMRPLVEAGHVFLSRPPLYKIKWGRDDFEYAYSDRERDALVELGKQQGKRIKEDSIQRFKGLGEMNAEELRVTTMDVEHRVLGQVTLDDAAQADDLFSVLMGEDVEARRSFIQRNAKDVRFLDI